From the genome of uncultured Bacteroides sp.:
TTGAAAGTATTATAATTCCCCCACTAATTCATAGGAAGTACTCCTTCCTCCTTCATCACTTTTTTGCAGAATACCCTTATTAATCAAGTCCTGAATATCCCGAAGTGCAGTATCAGAAGAACATTTAGTAACTTTGGCCCATTTAGAAGAATTGAGCTTGCCATCAAAACCATCCCATAACAAGTTTATCATTTTAACCTGACGATTGTTCATGCTTACCAGACGATGCTCTTCCCAGAAATTAGCTTTACCCAATACTCTACTCAATGAATTTTCTGTTTCAAGAAGTGCTGCTTCCAGACAATCGAGAAACCATTGAAGCCACAGAGTTATATCAAGTCCACCTTTCTGTGTTTTTTCCAATATCTCGTAATATTGTTTTCGCTGCCTTCGTATTTCAGCAGACATACTATAAAAGCGATGAGGAATTTCGTCGGCACGAGCTAGAAACATATCGGCAATTGTACGGGCTGTACGTCCGTTTCCATCATCAAAAGGATGTATTGTGACAAACCATAAGTGGGCAACTCCTGCTTTCAAAACAGGATCTATCTGATGATCCGTATTTATCCATTCCAGAAATTTGCTCATTTCATAGGAAATCAATTTTGAATCGAGAGCTTCATAGTGCACTTTTTCTTTTCCCATTGCACCGGAGATTACCTGCATCGGACCACCTTCATCCTGTCGCCAACCTCCAACTGTTATTTTAAACATGCCACTTCTGCCTGTGGGAAATAATGCAGCATGCCATCCAAATAGCCGTTGTTCTGCAAGTGGCTGCATAAAATTCTCAGTAGCATCGAGCATAACTTCTACTACACCATCTACGTAACGGTCTGATTCCGGCAATCCTGAAACATCCATTCCTAAATGATGGGCAATGGATGAACGCACCTGATCATTGTCTAATAATTCGCCTTCAATCTCTGAAGATTTAATAACATCGCTTGTGAGAGCATTTAATATTGCTTCATTTTTTAAATCGAAACCAAGCAAACTCATTTTCCCTACA
Proteins encoded in this window:
- a CDS encoding Fic family protein; the encoded protein is MRKIYIWQQDEWPHFTWDDAVLSYKLGRVRALQGKLVGKMSLLGFDLKNEAILNALTSDVIKSSEIEGELLDNDQVRSSIAHHLGMDVSGLPESDRYVDGVVEVMLDATENFMQPLAEQRLFGWHAALFPTGRSGMFKITVGGWRQDEGGPMQVISGAMGKEKVHYEALDSKLISYEMSKFLEWINTDHQIDPVLKAGVAHLWFVTIHPFDDGNGRTARTIADMFLARADEIPHRFYSMSAEIRRQRKQYYEILEKTQKGGLDITLWLQWFLDCLEAALLETENSLSRVLGKANFWEEHRLVSMNNRQVKMINLLWDGFDGKLNSSKWAKVTKCSSDTALRDIQDLINKGILQKSDEGGRSTSYELVGEL